Proteins from a genomic interval of Diaphorobacter sp. HDW4A:
- a CDS encoding DUF3024 domain-containing protein: MALTELEVRRTAKVMCEFLNRKRPPMHVRDQLDLPWTLEGQSVYLLEVRRLKDGRQHERSFAKATWVHTKIIRKIYWERADIKWHGYEPVAAVKSIQGFCDAVEADPYGCFWGQGEAIRCAGAGSIPVLS, encoded by the coding sequence ATGGCACTAACGGAGCTCGAGGTACGTCGCACGGCAAAAGTCATGTGCGAATTTTTAAACCGCAAGCGCCCACCAATGCACGTGCGCGACCAACTTGATTTACCGTGGACACTTGAAGGCCAGTCCGTATACCTACTAGAGGTGCGCCGCCTCAAGGACGGGCGACAGCACGAACGCAGCTTTGCCAAAGCAACTTGGGTCCATACAAAGATAATCCGAAAGATTTATTGGGAGCGAGCTGACATAAAGTGGCATGGCTATGAACCTGTTGCTGCCGTTAAATCTATCCAGGGTTTTTGTGATGCCGTTGAAGCCGACCCTTATGGATGCTTTTGGGGGCAAGGTGAAGCCATAAGGTGTGCGGGCGCGGGGTCAATTCCTGTGCTCAGTTGA